The following are encoded in a window of Haliaeetus albicilla chromosome 1, bHalAlb1.1, whole genome shotgun sequence genomic DNA:
- the PCDH18 gene encoding protocadherin-18 isoform X1, which produces MNCKNLPMHRVGSKMHFIFIFALMIISLNKAVLGKNLKYRIYEEQRVGSVIARLSEDVADVLLKMPNPSSVRFRAMQRGNSPLLVVREDNGEISIGAKIDREQLCQKNLNCSIEFDVITLPTEHLQLFHVEVEVLDINDNSPQFSRALIPIEISESAAVGTRIPLDSAFDPDVGDNSLHTYSLSANDFFSIEVRTRTDGAKYAELIVVRELDRELKSSYELQLTASDKGVPQRSGSSLLKISISDSNDNSPIFEQQSYIIQLLENSPIGTLLIDLNATDPDEGANGKVVYSFSSHVSAKIIETFKIDSEKGHLTLLKQVDYEVTKSYEIDAQAQDLGPNSIPAHCKIIIKVVDVNDNRPEINLNLMSPEKEEIAYISEGSPLDTFVALVRVQDKDSGLNGEIVCKLHGHGHFKLQKTYENNYLILTNATLDREKRSEYSLTVIAEDKGTPSLSTVKHFTVQISDENDNPPRFQTNRYEVVILENNSPGAYITSVTATDPDLGDNGQVTYTILESSVLGSSITTYVTIDPSNGAIYALRTFDHEEVNQIAFMVQARDGGSQQLVSNTTVVLTIIDENDNPPVIVGPALRNSTAEISIPKDAGIGFLVTRIRATDRDSGMNSELSCSIAAADKENSIFVMDPKTCDISINVSVESVPAKQWEFFVIVQDKGSPQLSTKALLKCTVFEYVYSFSSTEATLVSQPSLDVSMITIISLGSICAVLLVIMVIFATRCNREKKDTRSYNCRVAESTYQHHPKRPSRQIHKGDITLVPTVNGTLPIRSHHRASPSSSPTLERGQMSSRQSHHSHQSLNSLVTISSNHVPENFSLELTHATPAVEQVSQLLSMLHQGQYQPRPSFRGNKYSRSYRYALQDMDKFSLKDSGRGDSEAGDSDYDLGRESPIDRLLGEGFSDLFLTDGRIPAAMRLCTEECRVLGHSDQCWMPPLPSPSSDYRSNMFIPGEEFQSPQQQLQLQQQQQPPPQQGLEEDPQPADASEKKKSFSTFGKDCQSEEESGDTCTSSLLSEMSSVFQRLLPPSLDAYTECNEMDRSNSLERRKGHLPAKTVNYPQGVAAWAASTHFQNPANNGPALGTHSSAQPSSKWLPAMEEIPENYEEDDFDNVLNHLSDGKHELMDASELVAEINKLLQDVRQN; this is translated from the exons ATGAATTGCAAAAACTTACCGATGCACCGAGTCGGCAGTAAAATGCACTTTATATTCATTTTTGCACTGATGATAATATCTCTCAATAAGGCTGTGCTGGGCAAGAATTTGAAATACAGGATTTATGAGGAGCAGAGAGTTGGATCGGTAATTGCAAGACTGTCGGAGGACGTAGCtgatgttttattaaaaatgcctAACCCTTCCTCGGTTCGTTTTCGAGCCATGCAGAGGGGGAATTCTCCCTTGCTCGTAGTCCGTGAGGATAACGGAGAAATCAGCATAGGAGCTAAAATTGACCGGGAACAACTCTGCCAGAAAAACTTAAACTGCTCCATAGAGTTTGATGTGATCACTCTGCCCACGGAGCATCTGCAGCTTTTCCATGTTGAAGTTGAAGTGCTGGACATTAATGAcaactctccccagttttcCAGAGCTCTTATCCCTATCGAAATATCAGAGAGCGCAGCTGTAGGAACCCGGATCCCTTTGGACAGCGCTTTTGACCCAGATGTAGGGGACAACTCCCTTCACACTTACTCCCTTTCTGCAAATGATTTTTTCAGTATTGAGGTGAGAACCAGGACTGATGGTGCTAAGTATGCAGAGCTGATCGTGGTCAGGGAGCTGGACCGGGAGTTGAAGTCAAGTTACGAACTCCAACTCACCGCTTCAGATAAAGGGGTGCCTCAGAGGTCCGGATCATCCCTCCTGAAAATAAGCATTTCGGATTCCAATGACAACAGCCCCATTTTCGAGCAACAGTCGTATATAATCCAACTCCTAGAAAATTCACCGATTGGGACTTTGCTCATAGACCTCAATGCTACTGATCCAGATGAGGGCGCTAACGGTAAAGTCGTGTACTCTTTTAGTAGTCATGTGTCTGCCAAAATTATAGAGACTTTTAAGATAGATTCAGAGAAAGGACATCTGACCCTCCTGAAGCAAGTGGACTACGAAGTAACCAAGTCCTATGAAATTGATGCTCAGGCTCAGGATTTGGGGCCAAATTCTATTCCGGCACACTGCAAAATTATAATTAAAGTTGTGGACGTGAATGACAACAGACCCGAAATTAACTTAAACCTGATGTCCCCCGAGAAAGAAGAGATAGCTTACATTTCTGAAGGGTCACCCCTGGACACTTTTGTTGCCCTGGTCAGAGTGCAAGACAAGGATTCTGGCCTGAATGGAGAGATAGTTTGCAAGCTCCACGGACATGGCCACTTTAAACTTCAAAAGACTTACGAAAATAACTATTTAATCTTGACTAATGCCACTCTAGATAGGGAAAAGCGATCTGAATACAGCTTGACTGTAATAGCGGAGGACAAGGGAACGCCAAGCCTCTCCACAGTGAAACACTTTACTGTCCAAATCAGTGATGAAAATGACAACCCACCCCGCTTCCAGACAAACAGATATGAAGTTGTTATCTTGGAAAATAACTCTCCGGGAGCGTACATCACGTCAGTCACAGCCACAGACCCAGATCTAGGCGACAACGGGCAGGTGACCTACACTATTTTGGAGAGCTCTGTTTTGGGAAGTTCTATAACCACCTATGTGACCATCGACCCCTCCAACGGGGCGATCTATGCCCTGCGAACCTTTGATCATGAAGAAGTAAATCAAATCGCCTTTATGGTTCAAGCTCGGGATGGAGGGAGTCAGCAGCTCGTTAGCAATACCACGGTGGTACTAACCATCATCGACGAAAATGACAACCCTCCTGTCATCGTGGGGCCAGCGCTCCgcaacagcacagcagaaaTCTCAATCCCTAAAGATGCTGGAATCGGCTTTCTTGTCACCAGGATAAGGGCTACAGATAGAGACTCTGGTATGAACTCTGAACTCAGCTGCTCCATAGCAGCAGCTGACAAGGAAAACAGCATCTTTGTGATGGATCCCAAAACTTGTGACATCTCTATCAATGTGAGTGTCGAATCAGTTCCGGCAAAACAATGGGAGTTTTTTGTGATAGTCCAGGATAAAGGCAGTCCTCAGCTTAGTACTAAAGCACTTCTGAAATGTACCGTTTTTGAGTACGTTTATTCGTTTTCAAGCACGGAAGCAACTTTGGTAAGCCAACCCTCCCTAGACGTCTCCATGATCACGATTATATCCTTAGGATCAATATGTGCCGTGTTGTTGGTCATTATGGTTATCTTTGCTACAAGATGCAATCGAGAGAAAAAGGACACCAGGTCCTACAACTGTCGCGTGGCAGAATCCACCTACCAGCACCACCCAAAAAGACCCTCCAGACAGATCCACAAAGGGGACATTACATTAGTGCCAACGGTGAATGGCACTTTACCCATCAGATCTCACCATAGAGCTTCTCCGTCATCGTCTCCGACCCTGGAAAGGGGACAAATGAGCAGCCGGCAGAGCCACCACAGCCACCAATCGCTGAACAGCCTGGTGACAATCTCCTCTAACCACGTGCCCGAAAATTTCTCTCTGGAACTCACCCATGCCACTCCGGCTGTTGAG CAGGTTTCTCAGCTTCTCTCGATGCTTCACCAGGGCCAGTATCAACCAAGGCCAAGTTTTCGAGGAAACAAGTATTCCAGAAGCTACAG ATATGCCCTACAAGATATGGATAAATTCAGCTTGAAAGACAGTGGCCGGGGTGATAGTGAAGCTGGAGACAGTGATTATGATTTGGGGAGAGAGTCTCCAATTGACAGGCTTCTCGGGGAAGGATTCAGTGACCTTTTCCTTACAGATGGGAGGATTCCTGCAG CGATGCGGCTGTGCACGGAGGAGTGCAGGGTTCTGGGGCACTCCGACCAGTGCTGGATGCCACCGttgccctctccctcctccgATTACAGAAGTAACATGTTCATCCCTGGGGAGGAGTTCCAGTcgccccagcagcagctgcagctgcagcagcagcagcagccaccgcCGCAGCAGGGCCTCGAAGAAGATCCACAGCCTGCTGACGCCAGCGAGAAGAAGAAGAGCTTCTCGACGTTTGGTAAAGACTGCCAGAGCGAGGAGGAGTCAGGGGACACCTgtacctcctctctcctctctgaaATGAGCAGCGTCTTCCAGCGCTTGCTGCCTCCCTCGCTGGATGCCTACACGGAGTGCAATGAGATGGATCGCTCCAACTCGCTGGAGCGCAGGAAGGGACATTTGCCAGCCAAGACTGTAAATTATCCACAGGGGGTGGCAGCCTGGGCAGCCAGCACACATTTCCAAAATCCTGCCAACAACGGGCCCGCTCTGGGGACTCACTCGAGCGCGCAGCCTTCCTCTAAATGGCTGCCAGCCATGGAGGAGATCCCAGAGAATTACGAAGAAGATGATTTTGACAACGTGCTCAACCACCTCAGTGATGGTAAACATGAACTCATGGATGCCAGTGAGCTGGTGGCAGAAATTAACAAGCTGCTGCAAGATGTCCGGCAGAACTAA
- the PCDH18 gene encoding protocadherin-18 isoform X2 — MNCKNLPMHRVGSKMHFIFIFALMIISLNKAVLGKNLKYRIYEEQRVGSVIARLSEDVADVLLKMPNPSSVRFRAMQRGNSPLLVVREDNGEISIGAKIDREQLCQKNLNCSIEFDVITLPTEHLQLFHVEVEVLDINDNSPQFSRALIPIEISESAAVGTRIPLDSAFDPDVGDNSLHTYSLSANDFFSIEVRTRTDGAKYAELIVVRELDRELKSSYELQLTASDKGVPQRSGSSLLKISISDSNDNSPIFEQQSYIIQLLENSPIGTLLIDLNATDPDEGANGKVVYSFSSHVSAKIIETFKIDSEKGHLTLLKQVDYEVTKSYEIDAQAQDLGPNSIPAHCKIIIKVVDVNDNRPEINLNLMSPEKEEIAYISEGSPLDTFVALVRVQDKDSGLNGEIVCKLHGHGHFKLQKTYENNYLILTNATLDREKRSEYSLTVIAEDKGTPSLSTVKHFTVQISDENDNPPRFQTNRYEVVILENNSPGAYITSVTATDPDLGDNGQVTYTILESSVLGSSITTYVTIDPSNGAIYALRTFDHEEVNQIAFMVQARDGGSQQLVSNTTVVLTIIDENDNPPVIVGPALRNSTAEISIPKDAGIGFLVTRIRATDRDSGMNSELSCSIAAADKENSIFVMDPKTCDISINVSVESVPAKQWEFFVIVQDKGSPQLSTKALLKCTVFEYVYSFSSTEATLVSQPSLDVSMITIISLGSICAVLLVIMVIFATRCNREKKDTRSYNCRVAESTYQHHPKRPSRQIHKGDITLVPTVNGTLPIRSHHRASPSSSPTLERGQMSSRQSHHSHQSLNSLVTISSNHVPENFSLELTHATPAVEVSQLLSMLHQGQYQPRPSFRGNKYSRSYRYALQDMDKFSLKDSGRGDSEAGDSDYDLGRESPIDRLLGEGFSDLFLTDGRIPAAMRLCTEECRVLGHSDQCWMPPLPSPSSDYRSNMFIPGEEFQSPQQQLQLQQQQQPPPQQGLEEDPQPADASEKKKSFSTFGKDCQSEEESGDTCTSSLLSEMSSVFQRLLPPSLDAYTECNEMDRSNSLERRKGHLPAKTVNYPQGVAAWAASTHFQNPANNGPALGTHSSAQPSSKWLPAMEEIPENYEEDDFDNVLNHLSDGKHELMDASELVAEINKLLQDVRQN; from the exons ATGAATTGCAAAAACTTACCGATGCACCGAGTCGGCAGTAAAATGCACTTTATATTCATTTTTGCACTGATGATAATATCTCTCAATAAGGCTGTGCTGGGCAAGAATTTGAAATACAGGATTTATGAGGAGCAGAGAGTTGGATCGGTAATTGCAAGACTGTCGGAGGACGTAGCtgatgttttattaaaaatgcctAACCCTTCCTCGGTTCGTTTTCGAGCCATGCAGAGGGGGAATTCTCCCTTGCTCGTAGTCCGTGAGGATAACGGAGAAATCAGCATAGGAGCTAAAATTGACCGGGAACAACTCTGCCAGAAAAACTTAAACTGCTCCATAGAGTTTGATGTGATCACTCTGCCCACGGAGCATCTGCAGCTTTTCCATGTTGAAGTTGAAGTGCTGGACATTAATGAcaactctccccagttttcCAGAGCTCTTATCCCTATCGAAATATCAGAGAGCGCAGCTGTAGGAACCCGGATCCCTTTGGACAGCGCTTTTGACCCAGATGTAGGGGACAACTCCCTTCACACTTACTCCCTTTCTGCAAATGATTTTTTCAGTATTGAGGTGAGAACCAGGACTGATGGTGCTAAGTATGCAGAGCTGATCGTGGTCAGGGAGCTGGACCGGGAGTTGAAGTCAAGTTACGAACTCCAACTCACCGCTTCAGATAAAGGGGTGCCTCAGAGGTCCGGATCATCCCTCCTGAAAATAAGCATTTCGGATTCCAATGACAACAGCCCCATTTTCGAGCAACAGTCGTATATAATCCAACTCCTAGAAAATTCACCGATTGGGACTTTGCTCATAGACCTCAATGCTACTGATCCAGATGAGGGCGCTAACGGTAAAGTCGTGTACTCTTTTAGTAGTCATGTGTCTGCCAAAATTATAGAGACTTTTAAGATAGATTCAGAGAAAGGACATCTGACCCTCCTGAAGCAAGTGGACTACGAAGTAACCAAGTCCTATGAAATTGATGCTCAGGCTCAGGATTTGGGGCCAAATTCTATTCCGGCACACTGCAAAATTATAATTAAAGTTGTGGACGTGAATGACAACAGACCCGAAATTAACTTAAACCTGATGTCCCCCGAGAAAGAAGAGATAGCTTACATTTCTGAAGGGTCACCCCTGGACACTTTTGTTGCCCTGGTCAGAGTGCAAGACAAGGATTCTGGCCTGAATGGAGAGATAGTTTGCAAGCTCCACGGACATGGCCACTTTAAACTTCAAAAGACTTACGAAAATAACTATTTAATCTTGACTAATGCCACTCTAGATAGGGAAAAGCGATCTGAATACAGCTTGACTGTAATAGCGGAGGACAAGGGAACGCCAAGCCTCTCCACAGTGAAACACTTTACTGTCCAAATCAGTGATGAAAATGACAACCCACCCCGCTTCCAGACAAACAGATATGAAGTTGTTATCTTGGAAAATAACTCTCCGGGAGCGTACATCACGTCAGTCACAGCCACAGACCCAGATCTAGGCGACAACGGGCAGGTGACCTACACTATTTTGGAGAGCTCTGTTTTGGGAAGTTCTATAACCACCTATGTGACCATCGACCCCTCCAACGGGGCGATCTATGCCCTGCGAACCTTTGATCATGAAGAAGTAAATCAAATCGCCTTTATGGTTCAAGCTCGGGATGGAGGGAGTCAGCAGCTCGTTAGCAATACCACGGTGGTACTAACCATCATCGACGAAAATGACAACCCTCCTGTCATCGTGGGGCCAGCGCTCCgcaacagcacagcagaaaTCTCAATCCCTAAAGATGCTGGAATCGGCTTTCTTGTCACCAGGATAAGGGCTACAGATAGAGACTCTGGTATGAACTCTGAACTCAGCTGCTCCATAGCAGCAGCTGACAAGGAAAACAGCATCTTTGTGATGGATCCCAAAACTTGTGACATCTCTATCAATGTGAGTGTCGAATCAGTTCCGGCAAAACAATGGGAGTTTTTTGTGATAGTCCAGGATAAAGGCAGTCCTCAGCTTAGTACTAAAGCACTTCTGAAATGTACCGTTTTTGAGTACGTTTATTCGTTTTCAAGCACGGAAGCAACTTTGGTAAGCCAACCCTCCCTAGACGTCTCCATGATCACGATTATATCCTTAGGATCAATATGTGCCGTGTTGTTGGTCATTATGGTTATCTTTGCTACAAGATGCAATCGAGAGAAAAAGGACACCAGGTCCTACAACTGTCGCGTGGCAGAATCCACCTACCAGCACCACCCAAAAAGACCCTCCAGACAGATCCACAAAGGGGACATTACATTAGTGCCAACGGTGAATGGCACTTTACCCATCAGATCTCACCATAGAGCTTCTCCGTCATCGTCTCCGACCCTGGAAAGGGGACAAATGAGCAGCCGGCAGAGCCACCACAGCCACCAATCGCTGAACAGCCTGGTGACAATCTCCTCTAACCACGTGCCCGAAAATTTCTCTCTGGAACTCACCCATGCCACTCCGGCTGTTGAG GTTTCTCAGCTTCTCTCGATGCTTCACCAGGGCCAGTATCAACCAAGGCCAAGTTTTCGAGGAAACAAGTATTCCAGAAGCTACAG ATATGCCCTACAAGATATGGATAAATTCAGCTTGAAAGACAGTGGCCGGGGTGATAGTGAAGCTGGAGACAGTGATTATGATTTGGGGAGAGAGTCTCCAATTGACAGGCTTCTCGGGGAAGGATTCAGTGACCTTTTCCTTACAGATGGGAGGATTCCTGCAG CGATGCGGCTGTGCACGGAGGAGTGCAGGGTTCTGGGGCACTCCGACCAGTGCTGGATGCCACCGttgccctctccctcctccgATTACAGAAGTAACATGTTCATCCCTGGGGAGGAGTTCCAGTcgccccagcagcagctgcagctgcagcagcagcagcagccaccgcCGCAGCAGGGCCTCGAAGAAGATCCACAGCCTGCTGACGCCAGCGAGAAGAAGAAGAGCTTCTCGACGTTTGGTAAAGACTGCCAGAGCGAGGAGGAGTCAGGGGACACCTgtacctcctctctcctctctgaaATGAGCAGCGTCTTCCAGCGCTTGCTGCCTCCCTCGCTGGATGCCTACACGGAGTGCAATGAGATGGATCGCTCCAACTCGCTGGAGCGCAGGAAGGGACATTTGCCAGCCAAGACTGTAAATTATCCACAGGGGGTGGCAGCCTGGGCAGCCAGCACACATTTCCAAAATCCTGCCAACAACGGGCCCGCTCTGGGGACTCACTCGAGCGCGCAGCCTTCCTCTAAATGGCTGCCAGCCATGGAGGAGATCCCAGAGAATTACGAAGAAGATGATTTTGACAACGTGCTCAACCACCTCAGTGATGGTAAACATGAACTCATGGATGCCAGTGAGCTGGTGGCAGAAATTAACAAGCTGCTGCAAGATGTCCGGCAGAACTAA